From Bombina bombina isolate aBomBom1 chromosome 1, aBomBom1.pri, whole genome shotgun sequence:
caacaattaccaaaaaatttaattttaattagtaacaatactgtgacaacaattatgattggtgtaaatagttggcaagacggcctggcacacaggctggcaggcaggaggtaaatgcaattcaaggacactaggagactgaatactgacagtcaaaacagtgatgattgacaatttttgcaatactgttaaaagaaatatgattgctgggaataattggctaggtgggcctggcacacaggctgcaaggcaggaggaaagtgcaattcaatggcaccagcaaactgaggattcagaacaacaattaccaaaaattttaatttttaattattaagaatactgtgacaacatatatgattggtgtaaatattttgaaagtcggcctggcacacaggctggcaggcaggagaaaagtgcaattcaatggcacaagcaaactgatgattaagaacaacaatcaaaaaatgttttaattttaattagtaacaatactgtgacaacaattatgattggtgtaaatagttggcaagacggcctggcacacaggctggcaggcaggaggtaaatgcaattcaaggacactaggagactgaatactgacagtcaaaacagtgatgattgacaatttttgcaatactgttaaaagaaatatgattgctgggaataattggctaggtgggcctggcacacaggctgcaaggcaggaggaaattgcaattcaatggcaccagcaaactgaggattcacaacaactattaccaaaaattttaatttttaattattaagaatactgtgacaacaaatatgattggtgtaaatatttttcaagtaggcctggcacacaggtttggaaggcagtagaaaagtgcaattctagggcacgaggaaactgaggattaagatcaacaatcaagaattttttaattttaattagtaactatactgtgacaacaattatgactggtgtaaatatttggcaagacggcctggcacaaaaaatttttaatttttaattattaagaatactgtgacaacaaatatgattggtgtaaatattttgaaagtcggcctggcacacaggctggaaggcaggaggaaaatgcaattcaatggcactaggagactgaatatttgcagtccaaaaaattatgatttttaatttttaatatactgttacaagaattatgattggtgccactaattggctagttgggcctggaaaacacgctggcaggcaggaggaaagtgcaattcaatggcacgagcaaactgatgaatcacaagcgatcaatttggaattttaaagattaacaatacttttacaacaactagaattggtggcactaattagctagttttttggcaatttaaagaaaaaggttaagcacatacatatgagtcgtggctggaagggcagctattaaaaacagtaggctctgtaagtcagatacacacatgcctgatagaaaatactattagattacagtagaaaaatgatttaaattattttttttgggggggggattaaaaaaaaaggttaaacacatatgagacgtggctcatagactagggagggcagcaagtaaacacagtaggctctgtatgtcagcaaaacacacaggcctgatagaaaattatattagattacactatcaaacaaatttaaacttttttttttatatttaaattaaggtgaagaagatatgagtggtggctgcctggcacagaccaattaaccaaaagactgaaaaaatgaggtatattaatgctgtgtgagcctgacagacacaggcctgatagaaaatgtaattagattacactagcaaaattatttaattttttttttttaaatttaaaataatgttataaacggatattaacactggtggctggcacagagcaatgatccagagtatatgctgtgtgacacaggactgatagaaaatgaaaaaaaattacactagcaaaataattacaatttttggttagttaaatttaaactaatgttgttagggagatatcagtggtgccagtaatcacagcatattatgtgagccttaaacacacaggctgaaagccagacaaatgctaataaaaatacggggGGAAAAAAACGCCACGAaatatagccctgaaaagggctttttggggtgctgtccttgcagcagagatgagtggagtccttctggactgtagtggacactaaatacactagcctagctatgtatttccctataatgtcaggatCACAAACAatacacgtcctctcactaacaaagcaaggtcgttatgagtctaaaatggcggcttccgagtagctgggagggtctgtgagggagtgtctgatgttgattggctctaatgtgtcatacggctgtgacatacagggtcaaagtttcctcaatgattacACATAGGGGCggatgtgttcgcccgcagccgcaaacgcgaacaagctaacgcctagatttagagttttgtcggtaacgacccgcgtagctaactctggcttttttctggccgcaccttttaaatacctctggtattgagagttcacagaatggctgcgttaggctccaaaaagggagcgtacaggcatatttaccgccactgcaactctcgataccagagttgcttacggacgcggccagcttcaaaaacgtgctcgtgcacgattcccccatagaaaacaatggggctgtttgagctgaaaaaaaacctaacacctgcaaaaaaagccgcgttcagctcctaacgcagccccattgtttgctatggggaaacacttcctacgtctgcacctaacactctaacatgtaccccgagtctaaacacccctaaccttacacttattaacccctaatctgccgcccccgctatcgctgacccctgcatattatttttaacccctaatctgccgctccgtacacccccgccacctacattatccctatgtacccctaatctgctgccctaacatcgccgacccctatattatatttattaacccctaatctgccgcccccaacgtcgcctccacctaactacacttattaacccctaatctaccgaccggacctgagcgctactataataaatgtatattaacccctaatccgcctcactcccgcctcaataaccctataataaatagtattaacccctaatctgccctccctaacatcgccgacacctaacttcaaacattaacccctaatctgccgactggagctcacagctattctaataaatgtattaacccctaaagctaagtctaaccctaacactaacacccccctaagttaaatataatttaaatctaacgaaataaattaactattattaaataaattattcctatttaaagctaaatacttacctgtaaaataaaccctaatatagctacaatataaattataattatattatagctatttaggattaatatttattttacaggtaactttgtatttattttaactaggtacaatagctattaaatagttaagaactatttaatagctaaaatagttaaaataattacaaatttacctgtaaaataaatcctaacctaagttacaattaaacctaacactaaactatcaataaataaattaaataaaatacctacaattacctacaattaaacctaacactacactatcaataaattaattaaacacaattcctacaaataaatacgattaaataaactaactaaagtacaaaaaataaaaaagaactaagttacaaaaaataaaaaaatatttacaaacattagaaaaaaattacaacaattttaaactaattacacctactctaagccccctaataaaataacaaagccccccaaaataaaaaaatgccctaccctattctaaattacaaaagttcaaagctcttttaccttaccagccctgaacagggccctttgcggggcatgccccaaagaattcagctcttttgcctgtcaaaaaaacacatacaataccccccccccaacattacaacccaccacccacatacccctaatctaacccaaaccccccttaaataaacctaacactaagcccctgaagatcttcctaccttatcttcaccataccaggttcaccgatcgatccagaagagctcctccgatgtcttgatccaagcccaagcggggggctgaagaggtccatgatccggctgaagtcttcatccaagcgggagctgaagaggtccgtgatccggctgaagtcttctatcaacggcatcttcaatcttctttcttcaggatccgtgttcatcccgccgacggggaacatccatcttcaccgacgacttcccgacgaatgacggttcctttaagggacgacatccaagatggcgtccctcgaattccgattggctgataggattctatcagccaatcggaattaaggtaggaatattctgattggctgatggaatcagccaatcagaatcaagttcaatccgattggccgatccgatcagccaatcagattgagctcgcattctattggctgttccgatcagcaggtggaggcgacattgtggggggcagattaggggttaataaatataatataggggtcggcggtgttaggggcagcagattaggggtacataagtataacgtaggtggcggtcggcagattaggggttaaaaaaatttaattgagtggcggcgatgtggggggacctcggtttaggggtacataggtagtttatgggtgttagtgtactttagtgcacagtagttaagagctttataaaccggcgttagcccagaaagctcttaactactgacttttttctgcggctggagttttgtcgttagatttctaacgctcacttcagacacgactctaaataccggagttagaaagatcccattgaaaagataggatacgcaattgacgtaaggggatctgcggtatggaaaagtcgcggctgcaaagtgagcgttagaccctttcctgactgactccaaataccgacggtagcctaaaagcagcgttaggagcctctaacgctggttttcacggctaccgccaaactctaaatctaggcctatgttcgctgggaaccgtttgcgggcgaacagttcgggacatcactaccaaacaacagttataccaaatattagtcctggccaacagttataccaaatattagtgccgaATAACAATTATACCAAATATTAGCGCTGGCCAACAGTTATACAAAATATTAGTGCCAAACAGCAAAATATGGACCCATATCACAATCTAATTTAGGAACCCCAAAAACACTGATTTCTGTCCCACTTACCAAATGATTTTATTCTCTGTGTCACTAATTAATTTTAGTCTCTGCATTTCAAGCTTCCTAAAACCACCAGATGATTCCTATCTTACCCACACCAACTCACTAATATCCCTCCCACATTAGGAATAGTTGATTTATATTCCTCCCACAACATTGATTTCTCTCCAGAAAAACACTGATTCCTGTCTCCACTCAAGCTAAATCATGTCTGATTTACACCACCATTTTTTCTTTCCGTAGCACTAATATATTCCTGTCTCTCACCAACATAGGAGCAATGTATAACAATAAGTAACTAGAAAAAATAATATGGTGCTTAATCCGGTGTGATAGGTGTTCCCTGATTCCTAACTACCTCTCCCAGAGATATTATTATTCTTCCATATACCAatgtatgttaaaatataaaacagtATAGGACAGAAGTGGTGTAAAAGATTCAAATTTATTGTATAATTATAAAGTGATTTGATCGACTGCATTTTTTATTTGTAAGCTGGTCAAACAGATAAAACAGAATGTTCTTCTTCATCTGTCTCTTCATCATTACTGCTTTTAACGATGACCAAGATGATAACAGCAGTTAGTACAGCAGCTCCGAAGAACCCAAAGATCATCCAATAGATCAATGGGTAGCGCCATGCAGTAAGGGGACGGCTATATGGCTGCTGTTCTCTCTCAAAAATCAAATCCTTGTCTTCAAGGCTGTTCACTGCAAATTAAACAAAATTGAATTTGGATAAAGCAGATAATAGGCAGATCTCAAaggtaaaatatattcaaaattagaAAACAGATAGCAAACTGAACACTTATATTCTAAACAGCTCAGGGAACAGTAACAAAATGTATGTCTTATTATAACTGAGCTAATATATGTTTAGTTACCATTAGATTGCTGATGTTATCATTTTAAAGTTAAACcattaaaataattaattgtaaaGATTAGTCAAATATAACAGAACACACCATTTACTAGGAATAGAATCGTTTGTCTCTATAAGGGCTGGACACATCAATTTTACAtcaatttaatctaaaaaaaaaaggaaacgttTAAATGTCAAACCTTGTTTGGCAACATTTATAGGAAAGTTGTTTTGagctatgattttttttctttaactgaaACAAATGCAATATGGAAATAGTCCCTTCTAAAGGTATAAGAATCCAGTCCGTGTTTatgtacaaaaatattaaatatgctATACCTATTTAACCTGTAATAGATCACCCACTATGCAGTATTATGTTTCTTAAAGCAACGTAACTTTGTTAAAGACACTTACAGTCTCTCTTGTTGACTCTAGCTCCAGATGTCTCCAGTCTTGCACCTTTTGGTATTATGAAGGTCTTGAGCCCTCTCTTTCGCCTACGATAGCCTTCAGCATAGCCTTTGGCATCATACGTCATCAGCGAGGCCTTGCCCTTATTGAAGGACTTTCCAAGAGCTGTTGAGTAAAGAGACAGCATGTTGGTTAAACTATACAATAAGAGATGACCCGTGTTTTATTATCATTACATATTGTAAAACTAAATAGGATACATTTAATCAGCCATGACTCACTAGtgttgtatgtacagacctaacctactagtgctgtatgtacagacatcacctactagtgctgtatgtacagacctaacctactagtgttgtatgtacagacctaacctaccagtgctgtatgtacagacctaacctactagtgctgtatgtacagacatcacctactagtgctgtatgtacagacctaacctactagtgttgtatgtacagacctaacctactagtgctgtatgtacagacctaacctactagtgctgtatgtacagacctgacctactagtactgtatgtacagacctgacctactagtgctgtatgtacagacctgacctactagtgctgtatgtacagacctaacctactagtgctgtatgtacagacctgacctactagtgctgtatgtacagacctgagctactagtgctgtatgtacagacctgacctactagtgatgtatgtacagacctgacctactagtgctgtttGTACAGACCTgagctactagtgctgtatgtacagacctgacctactagtgctgtatgtacagacctgagctactagtgttgtatgtacagacctaacctactagtgctgtatgtacagacctgacctactagtgctgtatgtacagacctgagctactagtgctgtatgtacagacctgacctactagtgctgtatgtacagaactaacatactagtgctgtatgtacagacctgacctactagtgttgaatgtacagacctgacctactagtgttgtatgtacagacctgacctactagtgctgtatgtacagacctgacctactagtgctgtatgtacagacctgacctactagtgctatatgtacagacctgacctactagtgctgtatgtagagacctaacctactagtgctgtatgtacagacctgacctactagagctgtatgtacagacctgacctactagtgctgtatgtacaaaCCTgatctactagtgctgtatgtacagactgtcaggataggtaaattccagagttagacccaaatgctagaatgaggttaataacaccctagcacagtgagtatataccaggaactgaccctgcgacagctatagtatgatatactcacagtaatagactgaaagatggcacagcagggtcaggagaagaaacttcgtgtagatagagttaatcaatagagtaatcaaccaagcaatgtccagcaaagtgtaatcaggcaggtataggttaaccaatagaatagtcaggcaagcaatgtccagcaacgtgtaatcaagcaggtaaaggttaaccaatagagtaatcaaacaagcaatgtccagcaacgtgtaatcaggcaggtaggggttaaccagtagagtaatcaagcaagcaatgtccagcaacgtgtaatcaggcaggtagggattaaccagtagagtaatcaagcaagcaatgtccagcaacgtgtaatcaggcaggtaggggttaaccaatagaatagtcaggtaagcaatgtccagcaacgtgtaatcaggcaggtaagggttaaccaatagaatagtcaggtaagcagtatccagcaacgtgtaatcaggcaggtaggggttaaccaatagaatagtcaggtaagcagtgtccagcaacgtgtaataaggcaggtaggggttaaccaatagattagtcaggtaagcaatgtccagcaacgtaatatcaggcaggtaggggttcagggttcagaattcagtaggcacaggttcagaatatTACAGAAATAAATggtactcacttagccaacgagtgaaaacaaacaggccccaaggagaggagacgccggaataagaaggcctcctgacatcagcagaaggggccgacaggaacagggttgctaagcaaccaagaaagcgctgcCGCGCTGACACAGAGggagaaggaagcgatcagcagctgagcgatcacgacacagacctgacctactagtgctgtatgtacagacctgacctactagtgctgtatgcacAGACCTgagctactagtgctgtatgtacagacctgacctactagtgttgtatgtacagacctaacctactagtgctgtatgtatagacctgacctactagtgctgtatgtacagacctgagctactagtgctgtatgtacagacctgacctactagtgctgtatgtacagaactaacatactagtgctgtatgtacagacctgacctactagtgttgtatgtacagacctgacctactagtactGTATgcacagacctaacctactagtgttgtatgtacctactagtgttgtatgtacatacctgacctactagtgctgtatgtacagacctgacctactagtgctgtatgtacagatctaacctactagtgctgtatgtacagacctgagctactagtgctgtatgtacagacctgacctactagtgctgtatgtacagacttgagctactagtgttgtatgtacagacctgacctactagtgttttatgtacagacctgacctactagtgctgtatgtacagacctgacctactagtgctgtatgtacagacttgACCTAATAgtgttgtatgtacagacctgacctactagtgctgcatgtacagacctgacctactagtgctgtatgtacagacctaacctactagtgctgtatgtacagacctgagctactagtgttgtatgtacagacctgacctactagtgctgtatgtacagacctgacctactagtgctgtatgtacagacctgacctactagtgctgtatgtacagacctgagctactagtgttgtatgtacagacctgacctactagtgctgtatgtacagacctgagctactagtgctgtatgtacagacctgagctactagtgctgtatgtacagacctgacctactagtgctgtatgtacagacctgacctactagtgatgtatgtacagacctgacctactagtgctgtatgtacagacctgagctactagtgttgtatgtacagacctgacctactagtgctgtatgtacagacctgacctactagtgctgtatgtacagacctaacc
This genomic window contains:
- the LOC128656913 gene encoding uncharacterized protein LOC128656913, which codes for MPDDVGPHMLLRLISQLSPKQCEDLLMDITESLGQRREYDKDKCPGILMELLDQLGDMSWDIFSDALYDVTRNDVSKALGKSFNKGKASLMTYDAKGYAEGYRRRKRGLKTFIIPKGARLETSGARVNKRDLNSLEDKDLIFEREQQPYSRPLTAWRYPLIYWMIFGFFGAAVLTAVIILVIVKSSNDEETDEEEHSVLSV